A DNA window from Malus domestica chromosome 12, GDT2T_hap1 contains the following coding sequences:
- the LOC103413551 gene encoding histone-lysine N-methyltransferase SUVR4-like isoform X1, with product MNCGNRIVQQGISVKLQVFLTPEGKGWGLRTLEDLPRGSFVCEHVGEILTNTERHERNVSSTGKKHAYYAVQLDAAWGSKGILEDEEALCLDATAYGNVARFINHREKKVHCLEVCFGFFFYCFYGCSDATLVEIPVEVETPDRHHHHGQNKTKQTKHSLQL from the exons ATGAACTGTGGAAACCGGATTGTTCAGCAAGGCATCAGCGTGAAGTTGCAG GTATTTTTGACACCTGAAGGGAAAGGATGGGGTCTTAGAACACTGGAGGACTTGCCAAGAGGATCTTTTGTTTGTGAGCATGTTGGAGAGATATTAACCAACACAGAACGACATGAGCGAAATGTGTCGAGTACTGGTAAGAAGCATGCATACTACGCAGTGCAACTAGATGCGGCCTGGGGTTCGAAGGGTATCTTGGAAGATGAAGAGGCACTTTGCTTGGACGCTACTGCTTATGGAAATGTTGCAAGATTTATCAATCACAG AGAGAAGAAGGTGCACTGTTTAGAAGTCTGCTTTGGCTTCTTCTTCTACTGTTTTTACGG GTGTTCGGATGCTACCTTGGTTGAGATTCCTGTTGAAGTGGAGACCCCGGATCGTCACCATCATCAtggacaaaacaaaacaaaacaaacaaaacattcccTCCAACTTTAA
- the LOC139189780 gene encoding uncharacterized protein — protein MVRERQQAKVMEAIQNYELPSGQGLNQETSLKRASDTRWGSHYGTLVSLINMLSFVIEVLEMIVDDDVSLDQSGEADVLLNLLQSFDFVSSLFFMKEILAITNVLSHALQKEDLYIVSAMALVKACKQQLQVMMDNGWDAWLDKVSCFCGKHDIDIPDMNDILVARGRSRRRVQKLTNLHHYRVDLFIDVIDKQLQELNNRFNETSTKLLLCVAYLSPYDSFSAFDIEKLG, from the coding sequence ATGGTTAGAGAAagacaacaagccaaagttatGGAAGCTATTCAAAATTATGAGCTTCCAAGTGGACAAGGCTTGAATCAAGAAACTAGTCTTAAACGTGCAAGTGATACACGTTGGGGCTCACACTATGGTACCTTGGTAAGCTTGATTAATATGTTATCTTTTGTAATTGAGGTGCTTGAGATGATTGTAGATGATGATGTAAGTCTTGATCAAAGTGGTGAAGCAGATGTTTTATTGAATCTTTTGCAATCTTTTGATTTTGTCTCTAGtcttttttttatgaaagaaATATTAGCAATCACAAATGTATTGTCACATGCATTGCAAAAGGAAGATCTCTATATAGTGAGTGCTATGGCTTTAGTCAAAGCTTGTAAGCAACAACTACAAGTAATGATGGATAATGGATGGGATGCTTGGCTTGATAAAGTTTCTTGTTTTTGTGGCAAGCATGATATTGATATTCCTGATATGAATGATATCCTTGTAGCTCGAGGGAGGTCACGGCGTAGAGTTCAAAAATTGACAAACCTTCATCACTACCGTGTTGATCTTTTTATTGATGTTATTGATAAGCAACTTCAAGAGTTGAACAATCGTTTTAATGAGACAAGTACAAAGTTGCTTCTTTGTGTTGCATACTTAAGCCCATATGACTCATTCTCAGCTTTTGACATTGAAAAGTTAGGATAG
- the LOC139187639 gene encoding probable inactive histone-lysine N-methyltransferase SUVR1 — MAADACDAMKQFGISEVRTKAAAKELLQLYENNWKLIVEDCTEYYLSFYWTMTTTTRKRQRKRQRSTRAEEFRYVISGCEVSCHGALVDNADGIYRVGYCTRQQTKQSSSPLKCATSCLEETPSKRAHQNEESEDSEDSLPLVRRSRRDSKKERFWTLFLEVKSSTVDSRGTVLDLSLFDVESSPPKGELKMSLICHPSLHSDFCLPYFDEALELLEETRMKSYGGGECLAETGFDSTFDESTISRDVAALKNSAAQDVLGYHYQGNYFNALSSPSALFVFQNLIKVIPHIPKHIAFGCFNGLHRSIGFSITDVRSICGESAKRLMVFQGQNACVKFSLGRMSHDGFCSRCYGACLTSPMPCVCASETEGQFAYTPGGLVKEKFLEECIAWKREPEQHHYFCCRECPPEKSKYEKSSVACKGHLLPKFIKEC, encoded by the exons aTGGCGGCTGATGCCTGTGATGCAATGAAGCAGTTTGGCATTTCGGAAGTTCGAACGAAGGCGGCTGCTAAGGAACTTCTGCAATTGTATGAGAACAACTGGAAGCTTATTGTGGAGGACTGTACAGAGTACTACTTGAGTTTTTATTGGACaatgacaacaacaacaaggaaGAGGCAGAGGAAGAG ACAGCGGAGCACAAGGGCAGAGGAGTTTCGATATGTTATAAGTGGTTGTGAAGTTTCATGTCATGGCGCTCTCGTTGACAATGCAGATGGCATTTATAGAGTC GGATATTGCACAAGGCAACAGACAAAACAATCATCGTCCCCTTTGAAATGTGCCACATCTTGCCTTGAAGAAACTCCATCGAAAAGGGCACATCAGAATGAGGAATCTGAAGACTCTGAAGATTCTCTGCCACTAGTGAGAAGAAGTCGCAGAGACTCCAAGAAGGAGAGGTTTTGGACACTG TTCTTAGAAGTGAAATCATCCACTGTGGACAGTAGAGGTACCGTTTTAGATTTGTCGCTGTTTGATGTCGAATCATCTCCTCCAAAGGGAGAGCTCAAAATGTCTTTGATTTGTCACCCTTCTCTACACTCTGATTTCTGCCTTCCATATTTTGATGAAGCTCTAGAATTATTGGAAGAGACACGCATGAAATCGTACGGGGGAGGAGAATGCTTAGCGGAAACAGGATTTGATTCAACTTTTGATGAAAGTACAATTTCCAGAGATGTAGCAGCGTTAAAGAATTCCGCTGCACAAGATGTTCTTGGATATCATTATCAAGGCAATTATTTCAATGCTCTAAGTTCCCCGAGCGCATTATTTGTATTTcagaatcttatcaaggttatTCCCCATATACCCAAGCATATAGCTTTTGGTTGTTTTAACGGTCTTCACCGCTCAATTGGTTTTTCAATTACGGATGTTAGGAGCATCTGTGGTGAATCTGCAAAGAGATTAATGGTTTTCCAAGGCCA GAATGCCTGTGTGAAATTTTCACTAGGCCGTATGTCTCATGATGGTTTCTGTTCACGTTGTTATGGGGCTTGTCTGACATCACCCATGCCTTGTGTCTGCGCTTCTGAAACTGAGGGTCAGTTTGCTTACACACCAGGAGGATTGGTCAAAGAGAAGTTTCTGGAAGAATGTATAGCGTGGAAGCGGGAACCTGAACAACACCACTACTTCTGTTGCAGAGAGTGCCCTCCCGAAAAGTCCAAGTACGAGAAGAGTTCTGTGGCATGTAAAGGCCATTTGTTACCAAAATTTATAAAGGAGTGCTGA
- the LOC103413551 gene encoding histone-lysine N-methyltransferase SUVR4-like isoform X2 → MNCGNRIVQQGISVKLQVFLTPEGKGWGLRTLEDLPRGSFVCEHVGEILTNTERHERNVSSTGKKHAYYAVQLDAAWGSKGILEDEEALCLDATAYGNVARFINHRCSDATLVEIPVEVETPDRHHHHGQNKTKQTKHSLQL, encoded by the exons ATGAACTGTGGAAACCGGATTGTTCAGCAAGGCATCAGCGTGAAGTTGCAG GTATTTTTGACACCTGAAGGGAAAGGATGGGGTCTTAGAACACTGGAGGACTTGCCAAGAGGATCTTTTGTTTGTGAGCATGTTGGAGAGATATTAACCAACACAGAACGACATGAGCGAAATGTGTCGAGTACTGGTAAGAAGCATGCATACTACGCAGTGCAACTAGATGCGGCCTGGGGTTCGAAGGGTATCTTGGAAGATGAAGAGGCACTTTGCTTGGACGCTACTGCTTATGGAAATGTTGCAAGATTTATCAATCACAG GTGTTCGGATGCTACCTTGGTTGAGATTCCTGTTGAAGTGGAGACCCCGGATCGTCACCATCATCAtggacaaaacaaaacaaaacaaacaaaacattcccTCCAACTTTAA